One Purpureocillium takamizusanense chromosome 1, complete sequence genomic window carries:
- the INH1 gene encoding ATPase inhibitor (COG:S~EggNog:ENOG503P6X6) yields the protein MLRTQFTKTAVLRPLRAFSTTARAMSEGDTGAPPKTGGPGDAFQRRERASEDYAIRQREKEKLLELRKKLAEQQQHLERLSKHIDEITKEQGGEQN from the exons ATGCTCCGCACGCAGTTCACCAAGACCGCGGTCCTCCGTCCCCTCCGAGCCTTCAGCACCACGGCCCGAGCTATGTCTGAGGGCGATACTGGCGCCCCTCCCAAGACTGGCGGCCCTGG CGACGCcttccagcgccgcgagcgcgcgtCCGAGGACTACGCCATCCGCCAGcgcgagaaggagaagcTTCTGGAGCTCcgcaagaagctcgccgagcaacaacagcacctcgagcgcctcTCCAAGCACAT CGACGAGATCACCAAGGAGCAGGGTGGCGAACAGAACTAG
- the NSP1 gene encoding FG-nucleoporin nsp1 (EggNog:ENOG503NWME~COG:Y), whose product MSFTFGTPTSSSAPTNNATTTAPSSGGIFGAAASGNTTPSFSFGTLGGALGAKPATPSGTAGSMFGQASGGSTPKPAGGLFAGAPSSNTPSGTATPSAGLFGGNASTTPASGGALFGGATPAATASSTTPATTAPASGGLFGGAKTDTTTPTPGGGLFRGSAATTSKPASSIFAAGTSSGASALFGAPNNTAQGQTMASTSSAPSPGLFASTGNSLFGNKSEASASSQVAAPATTTTATPAKPAFSLTSTTPAGAPPTDNSKPPATAQTASAAPTSSLFGGQAASGAPSGGGLFGAKPAAGGAGAPAGGLFGGAGGSSTPASSAAPASGTPAGSGTAGSLFKKPADSQTAATQGSAAGGLFGNKPATSTAGTTSAAASTAPGTSGGLFNGSAQPSAAAKPASSLFGAPAAPTTSQPSSNAATSTTTTPAAAAAPAGGLFGSKPAMDGAAKDKDAANPPAQAGTAPAMGASTNGPTSQIPRLKSKTMEDIVTRWASDLSKYQKEFKQQATTVSTWDRNLVDNGEKIQKLYLDTFEAERASHEIERQLAAVESQQDELEAWLNRYESEVQDMFAKQMGPGEQLAGPDQERERTYKLAEKLTQQLDEKSRDLSKMVKEINDISGTLTKGAKAEDPLSQIVRVLNGHLTQLQWIDVNSSALQAKVTAAQKSNSALGSHYSGVDNDAAESFYRSYTGRR is encoded by the exons ATGTCGTTCACCTTTGGTACCCCGACCTCTTCGAGCGCGCCGACAAACAAtgcgaccacgacggcaccTTCTTCAGGTGGCATCTTCGGTGCTGCGGCATCCGGAAACACGACGCCGTCATTCTCATTTGGAACCCTAGGTGGTGCTTTGGGCGCCAAACCCGCCACTCCCTCTGGTACCGCAGGTTCCATGTTCGGACAAGCAAGTGGCGGAAGCACTCCAAAGCCAGCTGGCGGTCTGTTTGCAGGCGCTCCGTCCTCCAATACTCCTTCTGGCACCGCGACTCCCTCGGCTGGATTATTTGGTGGTAacgcgtcgacgacaccggCATCAGGTGGTGCGCTTTTTGGCGGAGCAAccccggccgcgacggcatcctctACAACACCTGCAACTACCGCACCCGCGAGTGGTGGGCTGTTTGGAGGGGCCAAGACAGACACCACTACTCCTACACCTGGTGGCGGTCTGTTCAGAGgatccgccgcgacgacgagcaaacCTGCATCCAGCATATTCGCCGCTGGCACGAGCTCTGGCGCCAGTGCTTTGTTTGGCGCCCCAAATAACACGGCCCAAGGTCAAACGATGGCTAGCACATCTTCTGCACCATCTCCAGGTCTATTCGCCAGTACCGGCAATAGCCTCTTTGGCAACAAAAGCgaggcctcggccagctcacAGGTTGCAGCTCCAGCCACGACCACCACAGCCACTCCTGCGAAGCCCGCATTCTCCCTAACATCGACAACGCCGGCTGGTGCACCGCCCACGGACAATTCCAAGCCTCCGGCAACCGCGCAGACCGCAAGCGCAGCGCCGACTTCTAGTCTGTTTGGTGGGCAGGCAGCATCCGGCGCTCCCAGTGGAGGTGGTCTTTTTGGCGCAAAGCCGGCCGCCGGAGGTGCGGGAGCTCCTGCGGGAGGCCTTTTCGGCGGTGCGGGAGGCAGCTCCACGCCAGCGTCATCTGCGGCCCCGGCTAGTGGCACCCCGGCTGGCTCAGGAACCGCAGGCTCTCTGTTCAAAAAGCCTGCGGATTCCCAGACTGCCGCAACTCAAGgttccgccgccggtggACTTTTCGGAAACAAACCGGCAACCTCTACCGCTGGCACGACATCGGCTGCAGCGTCCACAGCGCCGGGGACGTCGGGCGGGCTGTTCAACGGGAGCGCCCAGCCATCAGCTGCAGCAAAGCCCGCTTCTTCGCTTTTTGGtgccccagcagcgccgacaaCTTCGCAGCCCTCCTCAAACGCTGCTACGTCAACGACCACCactcccgcagcagctgcggcacCCGCCGGAGGACTTTTCGGCTCCAAGCCTGCAATGGACGGTGCGGCCAAAGACAAGGATGCTGCCAACCCCCCCGCGCAGGCTGGCACCGCTCCTGCTATGGGTGCTTCAACTAATGGTCCAACATCCCAAATCCCTCGGTTGAAGAGCAAGACAATGGAAGACATTGTCACTCGGTGGGCCTCGGATCTGTCGAAGTATCAGAAAGAATTCAAGCAGCAGGCGACGACCGTTTCCACTTGGGACAGGAACCTGGTGGACAATGGGGAGAAGATACAAAAGCTGTATCTCGACACTTTCGAGGCTGAACGAGCCAGCCATGAGATTGAGCGACAGCTTGCCGCAGTGGAGAGCCAacaggacgagctggaggctTGGCTTAACCGTTACGAGTCCGAAGTGCAGGACATGTTTGCCAAGCAAATGGGCCcgggcgagcagctggcCGGACCTGACCAGGAACGCGAGCGCACCTACAAGCTTGCTGAGAAGCTCACACAGCAGCTTGATGAGAAGTCCCGTGACCTCTCAAAAATGGTGAAGGAGATTAATGACATTTCTGGCACACTAACCAAAGGAGCAAAGGCCGAAGACCCC TTGAGCCAGATCGTCCGAGTGCTGAACGGTCACCTTACCCAGCTACAATGGATTGACGTCAACTCGTCGGCTTTGCAGGCCAAGGTGACCGCTGCGCAAAAATCCAACAGTGCCTTGGGTAGCCACTACAGCGGTGTTGACAACGATGCGGCAGAGAGCTTCTACCGCTCGTATACAGGCCGAAGATGA
- a CDS encoding uncharacterized protein (COG:S~EggNog:ENOG503NY46), with protein sequence MTDSQALEPPADVNATDPGARQLSESSDDEDQFTDAQSGPVTPRAQTPVPTTRVEKVGNEPSHGEVPGTEGYEKGEGDAMPDEIAVVGNGHGTCTPQHEPSEGKGDESHEAEHSELPVIALEGLPGDGSSPCSQEVDSKRNADEAPDIVISSSEEYPEGDDDFGDDFDDFEEGGQDDNGFNDFDENDFEQPQQSSTAPFPIQPSALPFPIPDFDGLRMDEVITATEPHLDTLFPPQELDFSNPSPLPKDTTTFLTPRSASLWSQLVAPPPLAPPDWIRSRTRRLFLVSLGVPVDLDEILPASKQKKLVLPSLNISATSPRTSSDSRSASRLRQGDGNGSSTSVDTQGRPKESKRRKGAPQQPELDLVAARYLCTTTDEALDGMTNEELKQHVEKLESIQGTAKDVLEYWQKRTDEKIGDREAFEGVIENLVKHARKVRK encoded by the exons ATGACGGACTCCCAGGCGCTCGAGCCTCCTGCCGACGTGAACGCAACGGATCCAGGGGCACGACAGCTTT CCGAGTCGTCGGATGATGAGGATCAGTTTACAGATGCGCAGTCCGGACCGGTGACACCTCGAGCACAAACCCCAGTGCCGACGACAAGAGTCGAGAAAGTTGGCAACGAGCCTTCCCATGGTGAAGTCCCGGGCACCGAAGGATACGAAAAAGGAGAAGGGGACGCAATGCCAGACGAAATTGCTGTCGTTGGAAATGGTCATGGCACGTGTACGCCTCAACATGAGCCGAGTGAGGGAAAGGGTGACGAGAGCCACGAAGCCGAGCATTCTGAACTTCCGGTAATCGCGCTGGAGGGACTTCCTGGCGACGGATCGAGCCCTTGCTCCCAAGAGGTCGATAGCAAAAGAAATGCGGATGAGGCGCCAGATATTGTCATCAGCTCGAGCGAAGAATATCCGGAAGGCGATGACGACTTCGGAGACGACTTCGACGATTTCGAAGAGGGCGGGCAAGACGACAACGGCTTCAATGATTTTGACGAAAATGACTTTGAGCAACCACAGCAGTCGAGCACCGCACCCTTTCCAATTCAGCCATCGGCATTACCATTT CCCATACCAGACTTTGACGGTCTACGCATGGACGAAGTTATCACCGCCACTGAACCGCACCTAGACACCCTTTTCCCGCCTCAGGAGCTTGACTTTAGCAACCCATCGCCACTTCCAAAGGACACGACAACCTTTCTTACACCTCGCTCCGCATCACTATGGTCTCAACTTGTGGCGCCACCCCCGCTGGCTCCTCCAGACTGGATCCGGTCTCGCACCCGACGGCTGTTTCTTGTATCGTTGGGTGTACCTGTGGATCTGGACGAAATTCTCCCAGCTTCTAAACAAAAGAAGCTGGTGCTGCCATCACTAAACATCTCTGCCACGTCACCCCGCACATCTAGCGATTCacggtcggcgtcgcggctACGGCAGGGGGACGGTAACGGCTCGTCAACCTCAGTGGACACTCAGGGTCGGCCGAAGGAGTCGAAGAGACGAAAAGGTGCTCCGCAACAGCCAGAGCTGGACTTGGTTGCCGCGCGGTACCTTTGTACGACGACGGATGAAGCACTTGACGGTATGACGAATGAAGAGCTCAAGCAACACGTCGAGAAGTTGGAGTCCATACAAGGCACAGCAAAGGACGTTCTCGAATATTGGCAGAAACGAACGGACGAAAAAATCGGCGATCGCGAGGCTTTCGAGGGAGTGATAGAGAACCTCGTCAAGCATGCGCGGAAAGTACGAAAGTAG
- a CDS encoding uncharacterized protein (COG:S~EggNog:ENOG503NY46): protein MPDEIAVVGNGHGTCTPQHEPSEGKGDESHEAEHSELPVIALEGLPGDGSSPCSQEVDSKRNADEAPDIVISSSEEYPEGDDDFGDDFDDFEEGGQDDNGFNDFDENDFEQPQQSSTAPFPIQPSALPFPIPDFDGLRMDEVITATEPHLDTLFPPQELDFSNPSPLPKDTTTFLTPRSASLWSQLVAPPPLAPPDWIRSRTRRLFLVSLGVPVDLDEILPASKQKKLVLPSLNISATSPRTSSDSRSASRLRQGDGNGSSTSVDTQGRPKESKRRKGAPQQPELDLVAARYLCTTTDEALDGMTNEELKQHVEKLESIQGTAKDVLEYWQKRTDEKIGDREAFEGVIENLVKHARKVRK, encoded by the exons ATGCCAGACGAAATTGCTGTCGTTGGAAATGGTCATGGCACGTGTACGCCTCAACATGAGCCGAGTGAGGGAAAGGGTGACGAGAGCCACGAAGCCGAGCATTCTGAACTTCCGGTAATCGCGCTGGAGGGACTTCCTGGCGACGGATCGAGCCCTTGCTCCCAAGAGGTCGATAGCAAAAGAAATGCGGATGAGGCGCCAGATATTGTCATCAGCTCGAGCGAAGAATATCCGGAAGGCGATGACGACTTCGGAGACGACTTCGACGATTTCGAAGAGGGCGGGCAAGACGACAACGGCTTCAATGATTTTGACGAAAATGACTTTGAGCAACCACAGCAGTCGAGCACCGCACCCTTTCCAATTCAGCCATCGGCATTACCATTT CCCATACCAGACTTTGACGGTCTACGCATGGACGAAGTTATCACCGCCACTGAACCGCACCTAGACACCCTTTTCCCGCCTCAGGAGCTTGACTTTAGCAACCCATCGCCACTTCCAAAGGACACGACAACCTTTCTTACACCTCGCTCCGCATCACTATGGTCTCAACTTGTGGCGCCACCCCCGCTGGCTCCTCCAGACTGGATCCGGTCTCGCACCCGACGGCTGTTTCTTGTATCGTTGGGTGTACCTGTGGATCTGGACGAAATTCTCCCAGCTTCTAAACAAAAGAAGCTGGTGCTGCCATCACTAAACATCTCTGCCACGTCACCCCGCACATCTAGCGATTCacggtcggcgtcgcggctACGGCAGGGGGACGGTAACGGCTCGTCAACCTCAGTGGACACTCAGGGTCGGCCGAAGGAGTCGAAGAGACGAAAAGGTGCTCCGCAACAGCCAGAGCTGGACTTGGTTGCCGCGCGGTACCTTTGTACGACGACGGATGAAGCACTTGACGGTATGACGAATGAAGAGCTCAAGCAACACGTCGAGAAGTTGGAGTCCATACAAGGCACAGCAAAGGACGTTCTCGAATATTGGCAGAAACGAACGGACGAAAAAATCGGCGATCGCGAGGCTTTCGAGGGAGTGATAGAGAACCTCGTCAAGCATGCGCGGAAAGTACGAAAGTAG
- the GCD11 gene encoding eukaryotic translation initiation factor 2 subunit gamma (COG:J~BUSCO:EOG09261TPN~EggNog:ENOG503NXAR), whose protein sequence is MSANGDPKYDDIDSESDSGESFDGQHDAADDKPLKSALKKSNPAIPDQTIQRPPLPPQTDPKDLDLASLTPLTPEIIARQATINIGTIGHVAHGKSTVVKAISGVQTVRFKNELIRNITIKLGYANAKIYKCDNPECPRPGCYRSYKSEKEVDPPCERDGCSGTYRLLRHVSFVDCPGHDILMSTMLSGAAVMDAALLLIAGNESCPQPQTSEHLAAIEIMKLDKIIILQNKVDLMREEAAQQHYESILKFIRGTVAGKSPVIPISAQLKFNIDAVNEAIVNTIPVPPRDFTMDPHMIVIRSFDVNKPGAEIDDLKGGVAGGSILHGVVKLGDEIEIRPGIVSRDDAGALKCTPIFSRVVSLNSEANDLKYAVPGGLIGVGTRIDPTLCRADRLVGFVLGLKGRLPEIYSEIEVNFYLLRRLLGVRTADGKQAKVAKLAKNEVIMVNIGSTSTGAKVAAIKNDAAKLVLTSPACTNIGEKVALSRRIEKHWRLIGWATIAAGVTLEPSTS, encoded by the exons ATGTCTGCCAACGGCGATCCCAAATACGATGACATTGACTCCGAGTCTGACTCTGGCGAGTCTTTCGATGGCCAGCacgacgctgccgacgacaaaCCCCTGAAGTCGGCCCTCAAGAAGTCCAACCCTGCCATCCCAGACCAGACCATCCAAAGGCCCCCGCTGCCCCCGCAAACAGACCCGAAagacctcgacctcgccagCCTGACTCCCCTCACGCCTGAAATCATTGCCCGGCAAGCGACCATCAACATTGGCACCATCGGTCATGTCGCCCACGGTAAATCGaccgtcgtcaaggccatctcCGGCGTCCAGACCGTCCGCTTCAAGAACGAGCTGATCCGcaacatcaccatcaagCTCGGCTACGCCAACGCGAAGATCTACAAGTGCGACAACCCGGAGTGCCCGCGACCCGGCTGCTACCGAAGCTACAAGAGCGAGAAGGAGGTTGACCCTCCCTGCGAACGTGATGGCTGCAGCGGTACCTACCGGCTATTGAGACACGTCTC TTTCGTCGACTGCCCCGGTCACGACATTCTGATGAGCACCATGTTGTCAGGTGCCGCAGTCATGGACGCTGCCCTGCTCCTCATTGCTGGCAACGAGTCCTGCCCCCAACCCCAGACCTCGGAGCATTTGGCTGCCATTGAAATCATGAAGCTGGACAAGATCATCATTTTGCAGAACAAAGTCGATCTCATGCGGGAAGAGGCCGCTCAGCAGCACTATGAGTCTATCCTCAAGTTCATCCGAGGAACGGTTGCCGGCAAGTCGCCTGTCATCCCCATTTCAGCTCAGCTCAAGTTcaacatcgacgccgtcaacgaGGCCATTGTCAATACCATCCCTGTTCCCCCCAGGGACTTCACCATGGACCCGCACATGATCGTCATCCGATCTTTCGACGTCAACAAGCCCGGTGCCGAGATCGACGACCTGAAGGGCGGTGTCGCTGGTGGCAGTATTCTCCACGGCGTTGTCAAGCTGGGTGACGAGATCGAGATCCGTCCCGGCATTGTCTCCCGAGATGACGCGGGTGCTCTCAAATGCACCCCCATCTTCAGCAGAGTCGTCTCGCTTAACTCTGAGGCCAATGACCTCAAGTATGCCGTGCCCGGTGGTCTGATCGGTGTTGGTACACGCATCGATCCGACTCTCTGCAGAGCcgaccgtctcgtcggcTTCGTTCTCGGCCTCAAGGGCAGACTCCCGGAGATTTACAGCGAGATTGAGGTCAACTTCTATCTCCTCCGCCGTCTTCTCGGTGTCAGgaccgccgacggcaagcaggccaaggtcgccaagctggccaagaaTGAGGTGATCATGGTTAACATTGGCTCTACGTCCACCGGCGCCAAGGTTGCCGCCATCAAGAACGATGCCGCCAAGCTGGTCCTGACCAGCCCCGCCTGCACCAACATCGGTGAGAAGGTTGCCCTGAGTCGCCGTATCGAGAAGCACTGGCGTCTCATCGGCTGGGCCACGATTGCTGC CGGTGTTACGTTGGAGCCCAGCACGTCGTAA